One stretch of Carassius gibelio isolate Cgi1373 ecotype wild population from Czech Republic chromosome B1, carGib1.2-hapl.c, whole genome shotgun sequence DNA includes these proteins:
- the LOC127949363 gene encoding small integral membrane protein 18-like yields MNMSSSSALIQQIYPFHDGWNVACFIILLLFILTILSLATLAFLYELLDCACFTKTKTVRDLRRQQDEVV; encoded by the coding sequence ATGAACATGTCCAGCAGTTCTGCTCTGATCCAGCAGATCTATCCCTTTCACGACGGCTGGAATGTTGCCtgcttcatcatcctcctcctcttcatcctcacCATCCTCTCCCTCGCCACACTGGCGTTCCTCTATGAGCTGCTGGACTGCGCATGTTTCACCAAAACCAAAACCGTCCGTGACCTGCGCCGCCAGCAAGACGAGGTGGTTTAG